The DNA segment ACCCACGGCCGGGGCGAAAAGAGTAGCGGGTCAGGCCGCCGACCGGCAAATTCGCGATGGCCGTCGCCGCCCGAAGAGCGACATCACCCCGCCTCGCGGGAACCACGCGTGAGCTCCAGATACGCTACGATGCCGCCGGCCAGATGAGCAAACCCGAGGAGAGCGGCGCCGTCGGCGAGTGGAGTCGCCTCGCGATCACCGAGCGCGCCGAAGGCGTCCGCATCTCGGTCCAGGTGCGTCCGAAGTCGTCGCGCTCGGCCATCGTCGGGGTGCGCGAGGGCGCGCTCGACGTGTCGTTGACCGCGCCGCCCGTGGATGGCGCCGCCAACGCGGAGCTCGTCAAGCTGCTCTCGCGCGCGCTCGACGTGCGCCAGAGCGATGTCCAGATCGCCCTCGGCGCGAGCGGCAGGAGCAAGGTCGTCGCCGTCCGCGGGCTCAAGGAAGCCGAGGCGCGAAAGCGGCTCGCCGGGGCGAAGCGATGAAGGAAAACGTCGTCCGGTTCGAGAAGTGGGAAGGTCTTGGCAACGACTTCATCCTGGTCGAGGCGGTCCCGATGACCGCCGAGGCGGCGCGGCGCCTCTGCGACAGGCGGTTCGGCATCGGCGCCGACGGCGTGCTCGTGATCGATCGCGAGCAGCCGCGCATGCAGGTCTGGAACGCCGACGGGAGCCGCCCCGAGATGTGCGGCAACGGGATCCGCTGCGTCGCGGCTTATCTCGTCTCCCGCGGCACCCCTCAGAAGGCGCTCACCATCGCGACCGACGCCGGCGACAAGCGGTGCGAGGTCACACGGGCGGGCGATCGCTTCGACGTGCTCGTCGGCATGGGCCGGGCCCGCATGGGCGAGACGCTCGTCGTCACGGCGCTCGGCGCGGAGCACCGGTTCGCCACCGTCGACGTCGGCAACCCGCACGCGGTGACGTTCGATCCCTACACGGAGGACGCGATCGATGAGCTCGGGCCGATCGTCGCGACCACGCCCGCCGAAGGCGTCAACGTCGAGTTTTGCCGCGTTCGACCTGCCGAGCACGGCGAGGCAGCGCGCATCGACGTGACCGTCTGGGAGCGCGGCGTGGGCCGCACGCTCGCGTGCGGCACGGGCGCCTGCGCCGCAGCGGCCGCGGCGTGCGCGCAGGGCCGCGCGCCGTACGGAGCACCGCTCCGCCTGGCGCTGCCGGGCGGCTCGCTGCGTATCACCGTCGCGCCCGGATCCCTGGAGCTGCTCATGCAAGGCCCGGCGCGCCGGGCGTTCTCGGGCGAGGTGGTGATCGCGTGACCGCCTCGCTCGAGGGGGTCTGGAGTCCTGGCCGGGCGCCGGCCCACGAGTTCTCGCTCAAGGTGCTCGCCGTCATCGCCGACGAGGCGACGCGCACGCTGTTCTCGCGCGTCATCACGTCCGATGAGCTGCTGCTCGCCGGCGATCTCGCCGAGGGGATCGTCCTTGCCGAGACCGCCGCGCCCGACATCGCCTTCATCGACGTCGGGCTCGGGGACGGGGCCGGCCTCGCCATGGTCCACCACCTGAAGGCCCTCGCGTCCGAGGCCACCGTCTTCGCGCTGGCGACGAGGGCGGAGCTCGAGGCGGGCGCCCATGCGGTCGCGCTCGGCGGCGCCGGGCTCTTCCTGCTGCCCCTCGGCGGGGACGAGGTGCTGAACGCGGTCGGCTCGGTGCGCCTGCGCTTCGCCGAGCGGGCT comes from the Sorangium aterium genome and includes:
- a CDS encoding DUF167 domain-containing protein, whose product is MSKPEESGAVGEWSRLAITERAEGVRISVQVRPKSSRSAIVGVREGALDVSLTAPPVDGAANAELVKLLSRALDVRQSDVQIALGASGRSKVVAVRGLKEAEARKRLAGAKR
- the dapF gene encoding diaminopimelate epimerase, which codes for MKENVVRFEKWEGLGNDFILVEAVPMTAEAARRLCDRRFGIGADGVLVIDREQPRMQVWNADGSRPEMCGNGIRCVAAYLVSRGTPQKALTIATDAGDKRCEVTRAGDRFDVLVGMGRARMGETLVVTALGAEHRFATVDVGNPHAVTFDPYTEDAIDELGPIVATTPAEGVNVEFCRVRPAEHGEAARIDVTVWERGVGRTLACGTGACAAAAAACAQGRAPYGAPLRLALPGGSLRITVAPGSLELLMQGPARRAFSGEVVIA